One Lentimicrobiaceae bacterium genomic window carries:
- a CDS encoding DUF4296 domain-containing protein — MKRILKFSSLLLAFFIFLSQGCNSGKKGSTMESEVIPREQMIRLMADMEITEAALKMKQVRNSRDSIKKIATISYDSLYISYRITPEQFKENLKLYQQDLEDYEAMVDEVIILLTQRKDSIANLPKDAPPDTLQPKKEPVVKANQPKPVIKKK, encoded by the coding sequence GTGAAAAGAATTTTAAAGTTTTCATCATTGCTGCTTGCTTTCTTTATCTTTCTTTCTCAGGGATGTAACTCAGGAAAGAAAGGGAGTACTATGGAATCAGAAGTTATTCCTAGAGAGCAAATGATTCGTCTGATGGCCGATATGGAAATAACTGAGGCTGCATTAAAAATGAAGCAGGTCAGAAATTCCCGTGACAGTATCAAGAAGATTGCGACCATCAGTTATGACTCGCTTTATATATCCTACCGGATTACTCCTGAGCAATTTAAAGAGAACCTTAAACTTTACCAACAAGACCTGGAGGATTACGAAGCCATGGTTGATGAAGTTATAATTCTGCTGACTCAGCGAAAAGACAGTATCGCCAATCTTCCGAAGGATGCACCTCCTGACACGCTACAGCCAAAAAAAGAGCCGGTTGTAAAAGCGAATCAGCCCAAGCCAGTTATAAAGAAAAAATAA
- a CDS encoding OmpH family outer membrane protein, translated as MQEENSNTIQESAENIENQTPAVMDVPKKSNTNTILTIANAVLFIGLVILYFLVLSPEKNNTPNYAVMQKMASGGSVTVAYVNSDSILTHYELVKSMRSELESKTTRLETELKKKQAAFEKDAAYFQEQVNKKAISEASAQEIYGQLMAEQQKLYDLREQYSAELSKQEYDLNLLLLDSLNNFLERYNKRMNFDYILSYNKGGSILTANDSLDITNDVLRLLNDEYSAAKK; from the coding sequence ATGCAGGAAGAAAACTCAAACACCATTCAGGAATCAGCAGAAAATATTGAAAACCAAACTCCCGCAGTAATGGATGTACCCAAGAAATCAAACACCAATACCATACTCACAATTGCAAATGCAGTTCTGTTTATTGGGCTGGTAATCCTCTATTTTCTGGTGTTGAGCCCTGAAAAAAACAATACCCCAAATTACGCCGTAATGCAGAAAATGGCTTCAGGCGGTTCGGTTACAGTAGCTTATGTTAACAGCGACAGTATTCTTACTCACTATGAACTTGTGAAGTCAATGAGAAGTGAACTGGAATCCAAAACGACCAGGTTAGAAACAGAATTAAAGAAAAAACAGGCTGCATTTGAAAAAGATGCCGCTTATTTTCAGGAGCAGGTAAACAAAAAAGCAATATCAGAGGCTTCGGCTCAGGAAATATACGGACAGCTTATGGCTGAACAGCAGAAGTTATATGATTTGCGCGAACAATATTCAGCCGAGCTGTCAAAACAGGAATATGACTTAAACCTGTTGCTGCTTGATAGTCTGAACAATTTTTTGGAAAGATATAACAAGAGAATGAATTTTGATTACATTCTTTCATATAACAAAGGTGGTAGCATTCTTACAGCCAATGATTCACTGGACATTACCAACGATGTGCTCCGGCTTTTAAATGATGAATATTCAGCTGCCAAAAAATAA
- the recQ gene encoding DNA helicase RecQ, translated as MKKVENYSLNELLKKIFGFDSFKGNQEAIIRNLLDGKDTFVIMPTGGGKSMCYQLPAIISPGTAIIISPLIALMKNQVDAIRNFGADEGIAHFMNSSLSKAEITEVRKDLLSGKTKLLYVAPESLTKDENIQFLKDINISFFAIDEAHCISEWGHDFRPEYRRLRPIIESIGKRVPIIALTATATPKVQQDIQKNLNMLDATLFISSFNRSNLYYEVRPKGEEVIKDIIKYIKSQPGKSGIVYCLSRKKVEELAETLQVNGIKALPYHAGLDSATRVMNQDKFLMEEIDVIVATIAFGMGIDKPDVRYVIHHDIPKSLEGYYQETGRSGRDDGEGNCIAFYSYDDIQKLEKFNKNKSVAEQEIASQLLLETVAYAESSVCRRKQLLHYFGEVYKEDNCGSCDNCLHPKTKFEGKDAVELVLETVLAVKQLFKAKHIISVITGKVSANNKSFKHNQLEVFGKGVEHDEKYWNAVIRQMLIERLLVKDIENYGLLKVTPEGIKFLKKPYSILLTRDHDYENAEEEDFFAGGAKTSTADKVLFTMLKDLRKEISRKENLPPFVIFQDPSLEDMAIQYPITLDEMKQITGVGAGKAQKYGKPFIELIKTYVEDNEIMRPMDMVVKSVVNKSGLKVYIIQNIDRKISLEDLAHAKNMTISELLTEVERIVSAGTKLDLNYYVNEYVDPYHQEEIYDYFREAESDSIMKALEELGEDEFTEEEIRLMRIKFMSDIGN; from the coding sequence ATGAAGAAAGTGGAAAACTACTCGCTAAACGAACTGCTCAAAAAAATATTTGGTTTTGATTCCTTTAAAGGGAACCAGGAAGCTATTATACGAAACTTGCTTGATGGGAAAGATACATTTGTAATTATGCCCACAGGTGGCGGCAAGTCTATGTGTTATCAACTGCCAGCCATCATCAGCCCTGGTACAGCCATTATTATTTCACCCCTGATTGCCCTGATGAAAAACCAGGTTGATGCCATCAGAAACTTTGGAGCTGATGAAGGCATTGCCCATTTCATGAATTCTTCGCTCTCAAAAGCTGAAATCACTGAGGTAAGAAAAGATTTGCTGAGTGGTAAAACCAAACTGCTTTATGTTGCTCCTGAATCTTTGACAAAGGATGAAAACATACAATTTCTGAAAGATATCAATATTTCCTTTTTTGCCATTGACGAAGCCCATTGTATATCAGAATGGGGCCACGATTTCCGGCCTGAATACCGTCGGCTTCGCCCGATAATTGAGTCAATTGGCAAGCGTGTTCCCATTATTGCCTTAACAGCCACCGCCACCCCTAAAGTGCAACAGGATATTCAAAAAAACCTGAATATGCTTGATGCCACTTTATTCATTTCTTCGTTTAACAGGTCAAATCTGTATTACGAAGTAAGGCCCAAAGGCGAAGAAGTCATCAAAGACATCATCAAATACATCAAATCACAGCCCGGAAAATCTGGAATTGTTTACTGTCTGAGCCGCAAAAAAGTGGAAGAACTCGCCGAAACACTTCAGGTAAATGGCATTAAAGCCCTGCCCTATCATGCAGGACTTGATTCAGCAACCCGTGTAATGAATCAGGATAAATTCCTGATGGAAGAAATTGATGTGATTGTAGCAACCATTGCCTTTGGTATGGGAATCGATAAACCCGATGTTCGTTATGTCATACACCATGATATTCCCAAAAGCCTTGAAGGATATTATCAGGAAACAGGACGATCAGGTCGTGACGACGGAGAAGGTAATTGCATTGCATTTTATAGCTATGATGACATTCAGAAGCTCGAGAAATTTAACAAAAATAAATCAGTAGCCGAACAGGAAATTGCCAGCCAGTTGCTGCTCGAAACCGTAGCTTATGCTGAATCATCTGTTTGTCGTCGCAAACAACTGCTTCACTATTTCGGAGAAGTTTATAAAGAAGACAACTGTGGCAGTTGTGACAACTGCCTGCACCCGAAAACCAAATTTGAAGGGAAGGATGCCGTTGAACTTGTGCTGGAAACTGTGCTGGCTGTTAAACAGTTGTTCAAAGCCAAACATATCATCAGTGTTATCACCGGAAAAGTTTCGGCCAACAACAAATCGTTCAAGCATAACCAGCTCGAGGTATTTGGCAAAGGCGTTGAACACGATGAAAAATACTGGAATGCGGTTATCAGGCAAATGCTTATTGAGCGGCTTTTGGTTAAAGATATCGAAAATTACGGCCTTCTCAAAGTAACCCCCGAAGGAATCAAATTCCTTAAAAAACCCTATTCGATACTTCTGACGCGCGATCATGATTACGAAAATGCAGAAGAAGAAGATTTCTTTGCCGGAGGCGCAAAAACAAGTACTGCCGACAAAGTGCTGTTTACAATGCTAAAAGATTTGCGCAAAGAAATTTCACGCAAAGAAAACCTCCCTCCTTTTGTCATCTTTCAGGACCCTTCACTCGAAGATATGGCGATTCAATATCCCATAACCCTTGATGAAATGAAGCAAATAACCGGCGTTGGAGCCGGTAAAGCCCAGAAATATGGCAAGCCATTTATCGAACTCATAAAAACCTATGTTGAAGACAACGAAATTATGCGACCAATGGATATGGTTGTTAAATCAGTTGTCAACAAATCGGGGCTTAAAGTTTATATTATTCAGAATATCGATCGGAAAATTTCACTTGAAGATTTGGCTCATGCTAAAAACATGACCATAAGCGAATTGCTTACCGAAGTGGAACGAATTGTTTCTGCAGGAACCAAACTCGATTTGAACTATTATGTAAATGAATATGTTGACCCTTATCATCAGGAAGAAATTTACGATTACTTCCGTGAAGCTGAAAGCGACTCAATCATGAAAGCGCTGGAGGAATTGGGCGAAGATGAATTTACAGAAGAGGAAATAAGGCTGATGCGAATTAAATTCATGTCTGATATTGGAAATTAG
- a CDS encoding KpsF/GutQ family sugar-phosphate isomerase, which yields MKTAEDIYQIAVRTISEEASAIGNLSHYLTDDFVACTELILHSKGRVIVTGIGKSANIAAKIVSTLNSTGTPSIFMHAADAIHGDLGMIRSEDVIICLSKSGDTPEIKVLVPLLKLMGNKLIGLVGNTNSYLAHNADYVINSTVEREACPNNLAPTASTTAQLVMGDALAVALLECRGFTREDFARYHPGGALGKRLYLRVSDLFTNNEKPEVQLNDDMKSVILEISSKRLGATAVLDGSRLKGIITDGDIRRMLHRESPVHQLKAADIMTKDPLTIQSDILVADALDVMRKNNITQILVLDGEEYVGVIHLHDILKEGII from the coding sequence ATGAAAACAGCAGAAGACATTTATCAGATTGCAGTTAGAACTATTAGCGAGGAAGCATCGGCCATCGGGAATCTGAGCCATTATCTTACCGATGATTTTGTGGCATGTACTGAATTGATCCTGCATTCCAAAGGCAGGGTGATTGTAACCGGGATTGGCAAAAGCGCCAATATAGCAGCCAAAATTGTGAGTACCTTGAACAGTACTGGAACGCCATCCATATTTATGCATGCTGCAGATGCCATTCATGGCGACCTTGGTATGATAAGATCTGAAGATGTAATTATTTGTCTTTCGAAAAGTGGTGATACCCCCGAAATAAAAGTGTTGGTGCCTTTACTGAAGCTAATGGGCAATAAGTTGATTGGTTTGGTTGGAAACACCAACTCATATCTGGCACACAATGCCGACTATGTCATCAACTCCACAGTTGAAAGAGAGGCCTGCCCCAATAATCTTGCTCCAACCGCCAGCACTACTGCCCAGTTGGTGATGGGCGATGCCTTGGCTGTAGCTTTGCTTGAATGCAGGGGATTTACCCGCGAAGATTTTGCCCGGTATCATCCCGGTGGTGCTTTAGGTAAGAGACTTTACCTGCGCGTTTCAGATTTGTTTACAAATAATGAAAAGCCGGAAGTTCAGCTGAATGATGATATGAAATCCGTGATTCTTGAAATTTCGTCAAAAAGACTCGGTGCAACAGCAGTACTTGATGGTTCCCGATTAAAAGGTATTATTACCGATGGTGATATAAGACGGATGTTGCATCGCGAAAGCCCTGTGCATCAGCTCAAAGCAGCTGATATCATGACAAAGGACCCGTTAACCATTCAATCTGATATTTTGGTTGCCGACGCGCTGGATGTAATGAGAAAAAACAATATTACGCAAATACTTGTTCTTGATGGTGAGGAATATGTGGGGGTTATTCACCTGCACGATATACTCAAAGAAGGAATTATTTAG
- a CDS encoding carboxymuconolactone decarboxylase family protein, producing MGAKADEFNAYREKMNERLLSAENNKVLKRIFNVDTNAYLEGEMPVKTKEMLGLVASLVLRCDDCIKYHLIKCYENSMSDAELFEVLGIANLVGGTIVIPHTRRAVEFWDDLKS from the coding sequence ATGGGTGCAAAAGCTGATGAATTTAATGCTTACAGGGAAAAGATGAACGAGCGCCTGCTATCAGCAGAAAACAATAAAGTGCTTAAACGCATTTTTAATGTTGATACCAATGCTTATCTGGAAGGAGAAATGCCTGTTAAAACAAAAGAAATGCTGGGGCTGGTTGCCTCACTGGTTCTTCGCTGTGATGATTGTATTAAATATCACCTGATAAAATGTTATGAGAATAGCATGTCAGATGCCGAATTGTTTGAAGTACTTGGTATTGCCAATCTTGTCGGGGGAACGATTGTAATTCCACATACCCGCAGAGCTGTTGAATTCTGGGACGATCTGAAATCGTAA
- a CDS encoding carboxypeptidase-like regulatory domain-containing protein, with translation MHRVKIQSICFLFILFSLLAGSSAWGQITKVRGKVSDAKTGEPLPFVNVFFKGTTIGTTTDLEGFFSLETRGATDTLVSSSMGYFPLKMAIIRNRYQEVNFMLEPDLISLSEVVIVAGENPAEILLKKVIKNKPDNNRQKLDYYQFEAYNKIQFDANNLSEKFMNRKILKPFKFIFDYVDTSSVNGKAYLPVFLSESLSDIYYRKNPTSTREVIKATRVSGIRDESISKLLGDMVQQVNIYDNYITLFQKNFVSPISSLGLLSYKYYLVDSTNIDGHWCYKLAFKPRRKQEYTFVGNMWIHDTTFAVQQFDMQIVDDANVNFINALVLQQQFTLVDQKYWMLSKDKLIVDFNITERDSTNNLGFYGTKTTTYRDFVINQPKDDAVYNTPVTVMVDDGAIERSDDFWQHARHEQLSKRENMVYQMVDTLKTLPIFNTWVDIIQMVVSGYYVKGKMEWGPYMSTYSYNALEGHRIRLSGRTSNDFSTRLMLDGYTAYGFNDQQMKYGAGFMYMIDKNPRRVLGGSLKYDVEQLGQSQNAFREDYLLAALFRRNPADKLSMVHQYNGYYEHEWFNGLSNTLSLTQRSIWSNGRVPFSWGCNEGDCLTLSDVIRTTEINLKTRFAFHEKYISGEFERVSLGAQYPILELSYTYGFPDLFASDFEFHRLQFSIKHWFNVMTWGWSKYSIEAGKIWGKLPYSLLKIHPGNETYWYDESAFNLMNYYEFVSDQYVSFYYTHHFVGFFFNKVPLLRKLKWREVAQLKGVIGNVSKENLNYSALPEGTYTTGKPYFEAGLGVENIFRIMRVDAIWRLGYYDHANISKFGVMVSMQFDF, from the coding sequence ATGCATAGGGTTAAAATTCAGTCAATTTGTTTTTTATTTATTTTGTTTTCTCTTCTTGCTGGTTCTTCGGCATGGGGGCAAATTACAAAAGTTCGTGGAAAAGTTTCCGATGCTAAAACCGGCGAACCACTCCCATTTGTGAATGTTTTTTTTAAAGGAACTACCATAGGTACAACCACCGATTTGGAAGGCTTTTTTTCATTGGAAACAAGGGGTGCTACCGATACTTTGGTGTCTTCATCCATGGGGTATTTCCCTTTGAAAATGGCGATTATACGCAACAGGTACCAGGAAGTGAATTTTATGCTTGAGCCCGACCTGATCAGCCTGTCGGAAGTCGTTATTGTAGCCGGCGAAAATCCGGCAGAAATCCTGCTAAAAAAAGTAATCAAAAATAAGCCCGATAATAATCGGCAAAAGCTTGATTATTATCAATTTGAAGCGTATAACAAAATACAGTTTGATGCCAATAATCTTTCTGAAAAGTTTATGAACAGAAAGATTTTGAAGCCTTTCAAATTCATATTCGATTATGTTGATACTTCTTCTGTCAACGGCAAAGCTTACCTTCCTGTATTTCTGTCTGAATCACTTTCAGATATTTATTATCGTAAGAATCCAACCTCAACACGTGAAGTAATCAAAGCAACACGGGTATCAGGAATTCGCGACGAAAGTATTTCGAAACTACTAGGAGATATGGTTCAGCAGGTAAATATTTATGATAATTATATCACCCTGTTTCAAAAGAATTTTGTGAGCCCTATTTCCAGTCTGGGCCTGCTTTCATACAAGTATTATTTGGTCGACAGTACAAATATTGACGGCCATTGGTGTTATAAACTGGCTTTCAAACCCCGCAGAAAGCAGGAATACACTTTCGTTGGAAATATGTGGATTCACGATACCACCTTTGCTGTGCAGCAATTTGATATGCAAATAGTGGATGATGCAAATGTAAATTTTATCAATGCTTTGGTTTTGCAGCAACAATTTACACTGGTTGATCAAAAGTATTGGATGCTTTCAAAAGATAAATTGATAGTCGATTTTAATATTACCGAAAGAGATTCAACAAATAATCTCGGATTTTATGGTACCAAAACAACTACATATCGCGATTTTGTCATTAACCAGCCCAAAGACGATGCTGTATATAACACTCCGGTTACAGTAATGGTTGATGATGGCGCTATTGAACGATCTGATGACTTTTGGCAACATGCCCGCCACGAGCAGCTGTCAAAGCGTGAGAACATGGTTTATCAAATGGTGGATACCCTGAAAACATTGCCAATTTTTAATACATGGGTTGATATTATTCAAATGGTGGTCTCAGGCTATTATGTGAAAGGAAAGATGGAGTGGGGCCCTTATATGTCAACTTATAGTTATAATGCTCTTGAAGGACACCGCATAAGATTAAGTGGCAGAACCAGCAACGATTTTAGTACAAGGCTAATGCTCGATGGATACACAGCCTATGGGTTTAACGACCAGCAAATGAAGTATGGGGCGGGCTTCATGTATATGATTGACAAAAATCCGCGGCGGGTTTTAGGCGGATCATTGAAGTATGACGTTGAGCAACTTGGACAAAGTCAGAATGCATTTCGTGAAGATTATTTACTGGCAGCTCTGTTTCGAAGAAACCCGGCTGATAAACTCTCAATGGTGCATCAATACAATGGTTATTATGAGCATGAATGGTTTAACGGTCTGTCAAATACTTTATCGTTAACACAGCGCAGTATATGGAGCAATGGGAGAGTCCCATTTTCTTGGGGGTGTAATGAAGGCGACTGCCTGACACTGAGTGATGTTATTCGAACTACAGAGATCAACCTGAAAACCCGTTTTGCCTTTCATGAAAAATATATATCCGGTGAATTTGAGCGCGTAAGCCTGGGCGCACAATACCCCATTCTGGAATTGAGCTATACTTATGGATTCCCTGATTTGTTTGCCAGCGATTTTGAATTCCACCGACTCCAGTTTTCGATAAAGCACTGGTTTAATGTCATGACCTGGGGCTGGTCTAAATATTCCATTGAAGCCGGAAAAATATGGGGTAAATTACCTTATTCTCTGCTCAAAATTCACCCGGGAAATGAAACATACTGGTATGATGAATCTGCTTTTAATCTGATGAACTATTACGAGTTTGTGAGCGATCAGTATGTAAGCTTTTATTATACACACCATTTTGTCGGGTTCTTTTTCAACAAGGTGCCGCTATTGCGCAAGCTAAAATGGAGGGAAGTTGCACAGCTAAAGGGCGTTATAGGTAATGTATCTAAAGAAAACCTGAACTACTCAGCTTTGCCTGAAGGTACTTATACTACCGGAAAACCTTACTTTGAGGCCGGTTTGGGAGTCGAAAATATTTTCCGCATCATGCGGGTGGACGCCATCTGGAGACTTGGATATTATGACCATGCAAATATTTCAAAATTTGGTGTTATGGTATCCATGCAGTTTGATTTCTGA
- the lptB gene encoding LPS export ABC transporter ATP-binding protein, whose amino-acid sequence MILRTENLVKKYHQRTVVNNVSVQVEQGEIVGLLGPNGAGKTTSFYMIVGLIKPLTGNVFLEDINITEMPMYRRAQLGIGYLAQEASVFRQLSVEDNIKAVLEFTKLSKADQRDRLESLIAEFGLGHVRKSRGIQLSGGERRRTEIARALAVDPKFILLDEPFAGVDPIAVEDIQSIVFKLKEKNIGILITDHNVHETLNITDRAYLLFEGSVLKSGSAEELANDEQVRNVYLGKNFELRR is encoded by the coding sequence ATGATCCTCAGAACTGAAAATCTTGTTAAAAAATATCATCAGCGAACGGTTGTTAATAATGTCAGCGTTCAGGTTGAACAAGGAGAGATTGTTGGTTTGCTGGGCCCTAATGGCGCGGGAAAAACCACCTCGTTTTATATGATAGTGGGCCTTATCAAACCTCTTACAGGAAATGTTTTTCTTGAAGACATTAATATAACTGAAATGCCTATGTATCGCAGAGCGCAACTGGGCATTGGTTATCTGGCGCAGGAAGCTTCAGTTTTCAGGCAGCTGAGTGTTGAGGATAATATTAAGGCTGTGCTTGAATTTACCAAATTAAGCAAAGCTGATCAACGCGACAGGCTTGAATCGCTGATAGCTGAATTTGGCCTTGGACATGTGCGCAAAAGCCGGGGAATACAACTTTCAGGAGGCGAACGCAGGCGGACTGAAATTGCCCGTGCATTAGCGGTTGATCCTAAATTTATTCTTCTTGATGAACCCTTTGCCGGGGTCGATCCAATTGCCGTTGAAGATATTCAGTCTATTGTTTTTAAGCTAAAAGAGAAGAATATCGGAATTCTGATTACCGATCATAATGTTCACGAAACGCTCAATATTACCGATCGTGCGTATCTCTTGTTTGAAGGTTCTGTCCTGAAATCGGGCTCGGCCGAAGAACTGGCCAATGATGAGCAGGTGAGAAATGTTTATCTGGGTAAAAACTTCGAACTCAGACGTTAA
- a CDS encoding beta-lactamase family protein, which produces MKILLRAVFILFFVAGFSAYDSRISSANFNENEILTENESLDIFKILSADKIFRLDSLINDFSIRTRFNGNILVALNGHNIFERSVGYADPITKSFSKPETIYQLASVSKQFTAAAIMLLKSDGRLSFDDLITKYLPELPYKDITIKHLLHHMGGLPNYMYLTDNYWKKETPPDNEDVVELMASHNLPVFFKPGSRYDYSNTGYVMLATIVQRITGLSLNEFLQRRIFSPLGMRSTYVFSTADSSMQKRHIDGFRALRSGYARIADTRNNGPVGDKGVCSTTGDMFKWDRALYTDFPIKHEILEEAFSESETNSGKIVPYGFGFRIRELNEGKVIYHNGLWEGARTNFHRYIQQQNTIIVLNNTSIRTNHELVRLIEATIGPSVDNNPTETIARLAMEEGAVSAHEFYDELQQEHPELRVNFRSIMEVAAYLHKVGKTNKASQLEEFCTEALKKEA; this is translated from the coding sequence ATGAAAATTCTGCTTAGAGCCGTATTTATCCTGTTTTTTGTTGCCGGTTTTTCTGCCTACGACAGCCGCATATCCAGTGCAAATTTCAATGAAAATGAGATTCTGACTGAAAATGAGTCTCTTGATATTTTCAAAATCCTTTCGGCTGATAAGATTTTTCGTCTGGATTCGCTTATCAACGATTTTTCAATCCGAACCCGATTCAATGGTAATATTCTTGTTGCGCTGAATGGGCATAATATATTTGAACGTTCAGTTGGATATGCAGATCCGATAACAAAAAGTTTTTCTAAACCAGAAACTATCTATCAGCTGGCGTCGGTAAGCAAACAATTTACGGCAGCAGCTATCATGCTGCTTAAATCAGACGGCAGGCTCAGTTTTGATGATTTGATTACCAAATACCTGCCTGAATTGCCATATAAAGACATTACGATCAAACATTTGCTTCATCATATGGGAGGTCTTCCCAATTATATGTACCTGACAGACAATTATTGGAAAAAGGAGACGCCACCCGACAACGAAGACGTGGTAGAACTTATGGCAAGCCACAATCTTCCGGTCTTTTTTAAACCTGGTTCCAGATATGATTATTCCAACACCGGATATGTAATGCTGGCCACCATTGTGCAGCGCATAACCGGTTTAAGTTTAAATGAATTCCTGCAACGCAGAATATTCAGTCCGTTGGGCATGCGTTCAACTTATGTTTTCAGCACTGCAGATTCAAGTATGCAAAAGCGTCATATTGATGGGTTCAGAGCATTACGCTCCGGCTATGCTAGAATTGCTGACACCAGAAACAACGGGCCGGTTGGCGACAAAGGTGTTTGTTCAACTACCGGCGATATGTTTAAATGGGACAGGGCTCTTTATACCGATTTCCCCATCAAGCATGAAATTCTTGAAGAAGCATTTAGTGAATCTGAAACAAATTCAGGAAAAATTGTTCCATACGGATTTGGGTTTAGAATCAGAGAGCTGAATGAAGGTAAGGTTATATATCACAATGGATTATGGGAAGGAGCCAGAACAAACTTTCACCGGTATATTCAACAACAGAATACCATAATAGTATTGAACAATACCAGCATACGTACCAACCACGAACTGGTAAGATTGATTGAGGCTACTATAGGCCCGTCTGTAGATAATAATCCGACAGAAACAATAGCCCGGCTTGCAATGGAAGAAGGCGCTGTTTCGGCACATGAATTTTATGATGAGCTTCAGCAGGAACACCCTGAACTCAGGGTAAATTTCAGATCCATTATGGAAGTAGCGGCATACCTGCATAAAGTTGGTAAAACAAACAAAGCTTCACAACTGGAAGAATTCTGTACTGAAGCATTGAAAAAAGAAGCCTGA
- the pssA gene encoding CDP-diacylglycerol--serine O-phosphatidyltransferase yields the protein MKIRQHIPNTITLFNLISGSIAIVQALDGNLHLAAILVGLAAVFDFFDGFAARLLHVKSEIGKELDSLADVISFGLAPGVFLYILLKNNAALSAISPQVNTIIPYLAFLVSAFSALRLAKFNLDTRQTDSFLGLPTPANAIFIISLSLISGKYALQDAGIISVIAGNLWIQLVLIPISCLLLVSEIPLFAMKFSNGFSFAQNKLRYVFLLLSVACLLTLQWAGIPAIILLYILLSLIFRK from the coding sequence ATGAAAATACGGCAGCACATCCCCAATACCATCACATTATTCAATCTCATTTCGGGCTCAATTGCTATCGTTCAGGCGCTTGATGGCAACCTGCATTTAGCAGCCATATTGGTTGGGCTGGCAGCTGTATTTGATTTTTTTGATGGTTTTGCAGCCCGTCTTCTACATGTTAAATCCGAAATTGGGAAAGAACTGGACTCATTGGCCGATGTGATTTCATTTGGACTTGCACCCGGTGTGTTCCTTTACATTTTGCTCAAAAACAATGCAGCCCTGTCAGCAATTTCACCTCAGGTAAATACCATCATTCCATATCTGGCTTTTCTTGTGTCAGCTTTTTCAGCATTGCGACTTGCCAAATTTAATCTTGACACCCGGCAAACTGATTCATTTTTAGGCTTACCCACACCAGCAAATGCTATTTTCATAATATCGCTCTCACTTATTTCAGGAAAATATGCTTTGCAGGATGCCGGTATAATCTCTGTCATTGCAGGAAATTTATGGATTCAACTTGTGCTGATTCCTATATCATGCCTTTTACTGGTTTCGGAAATCCCCTTATTTGCCATGAAATTCAGCAATGGTTTTTCCTTTGCTCAAAACAAACTCAGATACGTTTTTTTGCTTCTGTCAGTCGCCTGTTTGTTAACACTTCAATGGGCAGGTATTCCTGCAATTATTCTACTTTACATTTTACTTTCTCTCATATTCAGAAAATAA
- a CDS encoding PadR family transcriptional regulator: MDKAESTIAQMRKGVLEMCVLAAISSREAYASDILVRLKDSHLIVVEGTLYPILTRLKNDGFLSYRWEESTSGPPRKYYTITPAGSDFLVELRSGWEELNTAVTRLFSKDINQESSNTDTK; encoded by the coding sequence ATGGATAAAGCAGAATCAACCATAGCACAAATGCGTAAAGGAGTGCTCGAAATGTGTGTTCTTGCAGCAATCAGCAGTCGTGAAGCATATGCTTCGGATATTCTTGTAAGACTCAAGGATTCACATTTAATTGTAGTAGAGGGCACGCTTTACCCCATTCTTACACGGCTTAAGAATGATGGGTTTTTAAGTTACAGGTGGGAAGAATCTACATCAGGCCCTCCACGAAAGTATTACACCATTACGCCAGCCGGCTCTGATTTTCTTGTGGAATTGCGCTCAGGGTGGGAAGAGCTTAATACAGCAGTTACTCGCTTGTTTTCTAAAGATATTAATCAGGAATCTTCAAATACCGATACAAAATGA